In a genomic window of Nodosilinea sp. E11:
- the clpS gene encoding ATP-dependent Clp protease adapter ClpS, whose protein sequence is MSVETIERTTTSTIRKPAPRYRVLLHNDAFNSMEYVVESLLKVVPSLTMPQAVDIMMQAHTAGVALVITCELEHAEFYSEGLCNLGLSSTIEPDE, encoded by the coding sequence GTGTCAGTTGAAACCATCGAGCGAACGACAACCTCCACCATTCGCAAGCCCGCGCCCCGCTACCGCGTGCTCTTGCACAACGATGCCTTCAACTCGATGGAATATGTGGTGGAATCGCTGCTCAAGGTGGTGCCGAGTCTCACCATGCCCCAGGCGGTCGACATTATGATGCAGGCTCACACCGCTGGGGTTGCTCTGGTGATCACCTGCGAACTTGAGCATGCTGAGTTTTACAGCGAAGGGCTGTGCAATCTGGGGCTGAGTAGTACCATCGAGCCCGATGAATAA
- a CDS encoding type II CAAX endopeptidase family protein, with protein MNKLASAQLATYPPLLRVLVFLLIVVAFWLPGALPLYWLAGRGLLPGGDLLPTALLYVVFLLVLPQWERRVRGERQPWTKVGFVGRRALANGMAVGVMLGTVSLGLLVVVQLALGWATLDPDGSRGLGLVQVALVGAIASTAVGWSEEVLFRGWLLRELEQGWSPGLALGATSLIFAIAHFIKPLDAILALLPQFAGLLLLGLVLGWARRIPVGPDKTGLGHPVGLHAGLVWGYYLLSVGNLLQPTGAVPDWVTGIDGNPLAGLLGLTLLAGLGLLIFRRSRWAK; from the coding sequence ATGAATAAACTTGCCTCGGCCCAGCTTGCTACCTATCCGCCCCTGCTGCGGGTGCTAGTTTTTTTGCTGATTGTGGTGGCCTTCTGGCTGCCTGGAGCGCTGCCCTTGTACTGGCTGGCGGGGCGCGGGCTACTGCCCGGTGGCGATCTACTGCCTACGGCACTGTTATATGTTGTGTTTTTGCTGGTGCTCCCCCAGTGGGAGCGGCGGGTGCGGGGTGAGCGTCAGCCCTGGACGAAGGTAGGTTTTGTGGGTCGCCGGGCGCTGGCAAACGGGATGGCGGTTGGCGTGATGCTGGGGACCGTGAGTTTGGGGTTGCTGGTGGTGGTACAGCTCGCCCTGGGCTGGGCAACCCTAGACCCTGACGGCTCCCGTGGTCTAGGCCTGGTGCAGGTGGCGCTGGTGGGTGCGATCGCGTCCACCGCTGTGGGCTGGTCTGAGGAAGTCCTATTTCGGGGTTGGCTGCTGCGCGAGCTTGAGCAGGGTTGGTCGCCGGGGTTGGCCCTGGGGGCAACTAGCCTGATTTTTGCGATCGCCCACTTTATTAAACCCCTCGATGCTATTTTGGCCCTACTCCCCCAATTTGCTGGGTTGCTGCTGCTGGGTCTGGTGCTGGGCTGGGCCAGACGCATTCCGGTTGGCCCCGACAAGACGGGGCTGGGCCATCCTGTAGGCTTGCACGCTGGTCTGGTGTGGGGCTACTACCTGCTTTCGGTAGGTAATTTGCTGCAGCCTACCGGAGCGGTGCCAGACTGGGTCACCGGAATCGATGGCAATCCCCTAGCGGGTCTGCTGGGATTGACCCTGCTAGCGGGGTTAGGCCTGCTGATCTTTCGCCGGAGTCGGTGGGCTAAATAA
- the ppk1 gene encoding polyphosphate kinase 1: MATVDHRSSKADPDLSDPQYYFSRELSWLEFNRRVLHEALDERTPLLEALKFLAIFSNNLDEYFMVRVAALKQRMEAQITRLSPDGRSPAEHLQAISTALRPVVEQQHQTFASELRRQMAQRGIWLLDYDELTSAQQTYCRDYFEEQIFPVLTPLAVDPGHPFPYISNLSLNLAVVVQDPRNQQTHFARVKVPRVLPRFIALPTPPEGEPKGDRQNHRPCRWLGVPLEQVIAANLAALFPGMVVQEHYSFRITRNADLAVEEDEADDLMLAIEQELRKRRRGGSAVRMEIQRTTPGPVRAMLMEELELAETDVYDIDGLLGLGDLMTFMALPLPDLKAPSWKPTVPPAIDSLSPPGVEADDTDLETAEELFSLLRRQDQLLHHPYHSFRATVQRFITQAAHDPQVLAIKMTLYRTSGDSPIVSSLISAAENGKQVTVLVEIKARFDEENNINWARKLEQSGVHVVYGLVGLKTHSKVVLVVRREGEHIRRYYHVGTGNYNPKTARLYTDLGLLSAREDIGADISDLFNYLTGYSRQQVYRQLLVAPLTLRQRLSTMIEQEIAFHKQGKGGRIIAKMNSLVDPALITLLYQASQAGVSIDLIVRGICCLRPGVPGVSDNIRVISIVGQFLEHSRILYFQHGGQEIFLLGSADWMPRNLDRRVEVMVPIISASIRQELKTLLDLCLEDNRQAWDMAADGSYSQRRPQDGEPSRSAQALLMDRASQALPGSTRDR, encoded by the coding sequence ATGGCTACGGTAGACCATCGCAGCAGCAAAGCAGACCCCGATCTCAGCGATCCGCAGTATTACTTTAGCCGCGAGCTGAGTTGGCTGGAGTTCAATCGACGGGTGCTGCACGAGGCTCTCGATGAGCGTACCCCCCTGCTGGAAGCGCTGAAATTTTTGGCGATTTTTAGCAACAACCTCGACGAGTATTTCATGGTGCGGGTAGCGGCGCTCAAGCAGCGGATGGAGGCCCAGATCACTCGGCTTTCCCCCGATGGGCGATCGCCAGCAGAGCATCTTCAGGCCATTAGCACCGCGTTGCGGCCAGTGGTTGAGCAACAGCACCAGACCTTTGCCAGCGAGCTCCGGCGACAGATGGCCCAGCGGGGTATCTGGCTGCTCGACTATGACGAGCTAACCTCGGCTCAGCAGACCTACTGTCGTGACTACTTTGAAGAGCAGATCTTCCCAGTACTCACTCCCTTAGCGGTCGATCCGGGGCATCCCTTTCCCTACATTTCAAATCTCAGCTTGAACCTAGCGGTAGTCGTGCAAGACCCCCGCAACCAACAAACCCACTTTGCCCGCGTTAAAGTTCCTCGGGTATTGCCTCGCTTCATTGCCCTACCCACACCACCAGAGGGTGAACCTAAGGGCGATCGCCAGAACCATCGTCCCTGTCGCTGGCTGGGGGTCCCCCTTGAGCAGGTAATAGCGGCCAACCTAGCAGCCCTATTTCCCGGCATGGTGGTGCAAGAACATTACAGCTTTCGTATTACCCGCAACGCCGATCTGGCCGTCGAAGAAGACGAGGCCGACGACTTGATGCTAGCCATAGAGCAAGAACTGCGCAAGCGCCGTCGAGGCGGGTCAGCCGTGCGTATGGAGATTCAACGCACGACTCCCGGTCCCGTGCGAGCCATGCTGATGGAAGAGCTGGAGCTGGCAGAAACCGACGTCTACGACATCGATGGACTCCTCGGGCTGGGCGATCTGATGACCTTTATGGCTCTGCCCCTTCCCGACCTCAAAGCTCCTAGCTGGAAACCCACTGTGCCCCCGGCCATCGACAGCCTCAGCCCGCCGGGGGTCGAAGCCGATGACACTGACCTAGAAACGGCTGAAGAACTCTTCTCACTGCTGCGACGGCAAGATCAGCTCCTCCATCACCCATACCACTCTTTTCGGGCTACGGTACAGCGCTTTATTACCCAAGCCGCCCATGACCCCCAGGTGCTGGCCATTAAAATGACCTTATACCGCACCTCGGGCGACTCACCCATTGTCAGTTCGCTGATTTCTGCTGCCGAAAACGGTAAGCAGGTAACCGTGCTGGTCGAGATTAAAGCCCGCTTTGATGAAGAGAACAACATTAATTGGGCTCGCAAGCTGGAGCAGTCGGGGGTGCATGTGGTCTACGGCCTGGTAGGGCTCAAGACCCACAGCAAAGTCGTGCTGGTGGTGCGCCGGGAAGGCGAGCACATTCGCCGGTACTACCACGTGGGCACTGGCAACTACAACCCTAAAACAGCCCGTCTCTATACTGACCTAGGGCTACTCAGTGCCCGTGAAGACATTGGGGCCGACATCTCTGACTTGTTTAACTACCTCACTGGCTACTCTCGCCAGCAGGTCTATCGTCAGCTTTTGGTAGCGCCCCTCACCCTGCGCCAGCGGCTGAGCACAATGATTGAGCAAGAAATTGCGTTTCACAAACAGGGTAAGGGCGGACGCATTATTGCCAAGATGAACTCCCTAGTCGACCCGGCCCTGATTACCCTGCTCTACCAGGCTTCTCAGGCGGGGGTATCCATAGACCTGATTGTGCGGGGCATCTGCTGCCTGCGCCCAGGGGTGCCCGGCGTGAGTGACAACATTCGTGTGATTAGTATTGTCGGTCAATTTCTAGAGCACTCTCGCATCTTGTATTTTCAACATGGCGGGCAGGAGATTTTTCTGCTGGGCAGTGCCGACTGGATGCCCCGCAATCTAGATCGCCGGGTGGAGGTGATGGTACCAATTATCTCTGCTTCGATTCGCCAGGAGCTCAAGACTTTGTTAGATCTGTGTTTGGAAGACAATCGTCAGGCTTGGGATATGGCCGCCGACGGCAGCTATAGCCAGCGCCGTCCCCAGGATGGAGAACCTAGCCGCAGTGCCCAGGCGCTGTTGATGGATCGAGCCAGTCAGGCGCTGCCTGGTTCAACTCGAGATCGGTAG
- a CDS encoding mechanosensitive ion channel, which yields MPSTATTMMNVYPLTLLQTPGTPIAPLANPANGSNAFLQGAFAQLGLFLPSLIGAIALLLLGWIVATIVALVVRKLLQQTNLDNRLANWAMGREADRPIAVEKWVSTLVYWVIFLFAIVASLNALNLGGVSAPLNNFLSQIFLYLPRIGGALLLLGIAWLAATLVRSLVINGLGRFNLDDRLAQQTGLEQGSSPVVLNETIGNVLYWFILLLFIPLVLSALQLPGLLAPVEGLINSFLQAIPRIVTAGIVLVIGWVIARIVRGVVTNLLLAAGADQLGARMGLRTGSPGVTSSGLSLSSLAGTLAYVLVLIPAVVAALNELNIDAISAPAILMLERVLTAIPQIIMAGVVIAAAYFVGRIVADLVTSLLRGAGFDGIMGILGLPELNLGTGATVQPGLDAEGRPIASVQTPGRTPSELVGIVTLVAIVLFGAVTATEILNFAGLTDIVRAILRVGARVLSGVVVFAVGLYLANLAFRLVNAMGTGQAKVLAQAARIAILIFVGAMALQQMGVAPDIVNLAFGLLLGAIAVAIAIAFGLGGRDVAADQLRQWMADFRQRR from the coding sequence ATGCCCTCAACCGCCACCACAATGATGAATGTTTACCCCCTAACTTTACTTCAAACGCCCGGGACGCCAATTGCCCCTTTAGCTAACCCGGCCAATGGCTCTAATGCCTTTCTACAAGGAGCTTTTGCTCAGCTAGGACTGTTTTTGCCCAGCTTAATTGGAGCAATTGCGCTACTGCTGCTGGGCTGGATTGTGGCGACTATAGTCGCCTTGGTTGTGCGCAAGCTGCTGCAACAAACGAATTTAGATAACCGCTTGGCCAATTGGGCCATGGGCCGGGAGGCAGATCGCCCCATAGCCGTAGAAAAGTGGGTTTCGACCCTGGTCTACTGGGTGATCTTTTTATTCGCCATTGTGGCATCACTCAATGCGCTCAACTTGGGTGGGGTATCGGCACCACTCAACAACTTCTTGAGTCAAATTTTTCTGTATCTTCCCCGCATTGGTGGGGCGTTGCTATTGCTAGGCATAGCCTGGCTGGCGGCAACCCTCGTGCGATCGCTGGTAATCAACGGTTTAGGGCGGTTTAACCTAGATGACCGTTTAGCCCAGCAGACGGGTTTAGAGCAAGGAAGCAGCCCGGTGGTTTTAAACGAAACCATTGGCAATGTGCTGTATTGGTTCATTCTGCTGCTGTTTATTCCGTTAGTGTTAAGCGCTCTACAATTGCCGGGACTGCTAGCCCCAGTGGAAGGGTTGATTAACTCCTTCCTGCAAGCGATTCCTCGCATTGTCACGGCAGGCATTGTGCTGGTGATTGGTTGGGTGATTGCCCGGATTGTGCGCGGGGTGGTGACTAACCTGCTGCTGGCTGCTGGGGCCGATCAGCTAGGGGCTCGGATGGGACTACGGACAGGGAGTCCAGGTGTCACCTCTAGCGGTCTTTCTCTGTCGAGCCTGGCGGGCACCTTGGCTTACGTGCTGGTGTTGATACCAGCCGTGGTAGCAGCGCTGAATGAACTCAACATTGATGCCATTTCAGCTCCAGCGATTTTGATGTTGGAGCGGGTGCTAACCGCTATTCCGCAAATCATCATGGCTGGGGTTGTGATTGCCGCTGCCTATTTTGTGGGCCGGATTGTGGCCGATTTGGTGACCAGCCTACTGCGGGGGGCTGGGTTTGACGGCATCATGGGCATTCTCGGTCTGCCAGAGCTCAATCTGGGTACTGGGGCAACGGTTCAGCCTGGCCTGGATGCCGAAGGTCGACCGATCGCCTCAGTGCAGACGCCAGGGCGCACCCCTTCAGAACTCGTGGGCATTGTCACCCTAGTTGCGATTGTGCTGTTTGGGGCGGTTACCGCCACCGAAATTCTTAACTTTGCTGGCCTAACCGATATCGTGCGGGCCATTCTGCGCGTTGGAGCACGGGTGCTGAGTGGGGTCGTGGTGTTTGCGGTGGGCCTCTATCTAGCCAATTTGGCCTTTCGCTTGGTCAATGCCATGGGCACCGGGCAGGCCAAGGTGCTGGCCCAAGCCGCTCGCATTGCCATTTTGATCTTTGTCGGAGCGATGGCCCTACAGCAGATGGGGGTGGCCCCCGACATTGTGAACCTGGCCTTTGGCTTGTTGCTGGGCGCGATCGCCGTGGCGATCGCGATCGCCTTTGGCCTAGGCGGGCGCGATGTTGCCGCTGACCAACTGCGCCAGTGGATGGCAGACTTTAGGCAGCGCCGCTAA
- a CDS encoding SRPBCC family protein, with amino-acid sequence MSTRQVFNHGISICASATAIEQCLTRQDLMHRWLNPALCCEPIGDWSTDLGAKSRFIVRLPLWQPTLISTVVERGPDSIVWAFSGFFTGQDRWEWRPDGGETQLFNQFEFEIPNPLVQAGFNWFAAGWTQRDMAAQLNRLKQVAETLDH; translated from the coding sequence ATGTCTACCCGCCAAGTGTTTAATCACGGCATTTCGATTTGTGCCAGTGCTACCGCAATCGAGCAGTGTCTCACTCGCCAAGATCTAATGCACCGTTGGCTTAATCCGGCCCTATGCTGTGAACCCATCGGTGACTGGAGCACCGACCTGGGTGCCAAAAGCCGATTCATCGTGCGACTGCCCCTATGGCAACCGACCTTAATCAGTACGGTGGTAGAGCGAGGACCCGATTCAATTGTTTGGGCTTTTTCAGGATTTTTCACCGGCCAAGATCGATGGGAATGGCGACCCGACGGTGGGGAAACTCAGCTGTTCAATCAATTTGAGTTTGAAATTCCTAACCCCTTGGTTCAAGCTGGGTTTAACTGGTTTGCCGCTGGCTGGACTCAACGCGACATGGCGGCCCAGCTCAACCGTCTTAAGCAGGTTGCCGAAACCCTTGACCATTAG
- a CDS encoding RNA-binding protein produces MSIRLYVGNLSKDLERQEFESVFSDFTADLVSIKLIADKKTGKCRGFGFVTAKTDEKADELIEKLNGQVVAEMPMKIEKALPRTKPEGETEARPSSEGTAKRSSRNGARKAAPAATAATSASAQPDPRWAGELEKLKQMLAAQTTSN; encoded by the coding sequence ATGTCAATTCGCCTTTACGTCGGCAATCTCTCTAAAGATTTAGAACGGCAAGAGTTTGAAAGCGTTTTCTCTGACTTCACCGCCGACTTAGTATCTATCAAGCTTATTGCTGATAAGAAAACTGGAAAATGTCGAGGGTTTGGGTTTGTCACGGCAAAAACCGACGAAAAGGCCGATGAGCTAATCGAGAAGTTGAACGGTCAGGTTGTAGCCGAGATGCCCATGAAAATTGAGAAGGCTTTACCCCGGACCAAACCCGAAGGAGAAACTGAGGCGCGTCCTAGTAGTGAGGGCACCGCTAAGCGCTCGAGTCGCAATGGTGCTCGTAAGGCTGCACCCGCCGCCACGGCGGCCACCAGCGCATCTGCGCAACCCGACCCCCGTTGGGCTGGTGAGCTTGAAAAGCTCAAGCAGATGTTGGCCGCTCAGACTACATCTAACTAA
- a CDS encoding M48 family metalloprotease, protein MAQPIDPNSPTPNSDRRPGRSVEEVYRQAVSAFKGHQYAQSLVLFRRLGQLPPSSPYYPKALMGQVRSHQRLGQLVQARRVCRQLLDSDSPAASQWAKQTLSQLPQAKEGVTPPAEGVTPPAEAQPPAKPTRGQASRSDLSGFVPLEGTVSTPQPPRQTPPAAASGPSPSPWPGAARDEDFTPNDIDRDPSAPEAEYRSLFHYQQLNQQSEPEAASEQAPGQRLEPPLESAPSRLLSQSAAGQRSTAQTVAPKTSSIKPRSEPQRPLPKRPLELWAGQGLTAIAVLWAINWAVHAALRTVDSGLRWVRWPLRLSLPGAQQSYTLWIVIGLVLLALASPWILDFALARWHRQQPLTPRQLQAHSPSALRLLHQMCRQQDWQLPELRLISDPAPLCFSYGWLPRNTRIVISQGLLESHSDQALAALYSYELARMVNGMPVLSAMGLLLLLLHSGYRWLAEVGNGLSNLLLRNSLGLLSSTFYGLFWLLRQSALWLSRLCCSWGDRRAVALTQHPDYLAEGLLQLTGAIATHLQRQGTLHPLQISLEILMPISHRQAITPGSLLISAEPQPDSSLMLITLDGQNPYRQWLRVNASHIPLGERLRWLNQQALLRGQPSISSDHQPAIATTTVSLLLLWLQKAPLAGLMLGGGLAMGLWFLGGIFEWLGWQRLSWLYQDPSLLWGGLWLGLGLGLMVRINALFPDAEHQLPPATATLSSGTVAALLQNTSPLPVQGQPVTLRGKLRGSVKIENWGCQELYLDDPSGLVKLINPVPLGSIQGLLQAGHHPLRWIGRIVTVKGWGRYGGGMLWVDIHQIQLDQRSRFQAHGPAWATLLSLTSSLIGIIIIVRGG, encoded by the coding sequence ATGGCCCAGCCCATAGACCCTAATTCTCCTACTCCAAACTCCGATCGTCGCCCCGGCAGATCGGTAGAGGAGGTGTATCGCCAGGCGGTGTCCGCGTTCAAAGGCCACCAGTATGCTCAATCTCTGGTACTGTTTCGGCGGTTAGGGCAACTGCCACCGAGTTCGCCCTACTACCCTAAAGCCCTGATGGGCCAGGTGCGATCGCACCAACGACTGGGTCAGCTTGTTCAGGCTAGAAGAGTTTGCCGCCAGCTGCTAGACAGTGATTCCCCCGCAGCAAGTCAGTGGGCTAAGCAAACATTAAGCCAGCTGCCTCAAGCAAAAGAGGGGGTAACCCCGCCAGCAGAGGGGGTAACCCCGCCAGCAGAGGCTCAACCGCCGGCTAAACCCACGAGGGGCCAGGCTAGCCGGTCGGATCTAAGCGGATTTGTACCGCTAGAAGGTACGGTGAGTACGCCCCAGCCGCCACGCCAAACGCCTCCAGCAGCAGCGTCGGGGCCGTCGCCATCACCGTGGCCTGGAGCAGCCAGGGATGAGGATTTTACCCCCAACGACATTGACCGTGACCCCAGCGCTCCTGAGGCTGAATACCGCTCGCTGTTTCATTATCAACAGCTCAACCAACAGTCAGAGCCGGAAGCGGCCTCCGAGCAAGCCCCAGGGCAACGCTTAGAACCGCCCCTAGAGTCAGCGCCATCACGGCTACTAAGCCAGTCGGCTGCAGGCCAACGTTCTACCGCTCAGACGGTAGCTCCTAAGACCAGCTCCATCAAGCCTCGATCTGAGCCTCAAAGACCTCTACCCAAACGTCCGCTAGAGCTGTGGGCGGGGCAGGGATTAACCGCGATCGCCGTGCTGTGGGCGATCAACTGGGCCGTTCATGCTGCCCTCAGAACCGTGGATAGCGGCCTACGCTGGGTACGCTGGCCCCTGCGGCTCAGCCTGCCCGGTGCCCAGCAGTCCTACACACTATGGATTGTGATCGGTCTAGTGCTGCTCGCTCTGGCCAGCCCTTGGATACTGGATTTTGCCCTAGCCCGCTGGCACCGTCAGCAGCCGCTGACGCCCCGCCAGCTTCAGGCTCATAGCCCCAGTGCCCTGCGCCTGCTACACCAAATGTGTCGTCAGCAAGATTGGCAACTGCCGGAACTGCGGCTGATTTCTGATCCAGCACCGTTGTGCTTTAGCTATGGTTGGCTGCCACGCAACACTCGCATTGTTATCAGCCAGGGTTTACTCGAAAGCCATTCCGATCAGGCTTTAGCCGCACTCTACAGCTATGAACTCGCCCGCATGGTCAACGGCATGCCGGTACTCTCGGCTATGGGGCTACTTTTGCTACTGTTACACAGTGGCTATCGGTGGCTAGCTGAGGTAGGCAACGGCCTCAGCAACCTACTACTTCGCAATAGTCTTGGCCTTTTGTCTAGTACTTTCTACGGCTTATTTTGGCTGCTGCGGCAGAGCGCGCTATGGCTATCGCGGCTGTGCTGTAGCTGGGGCGATCGCCGCGCCGTAGCTCTGACCCAGCATCCTGACTACCTAGCTGAAGGCTTGTTGCAGCTAACTGGGGCGATCGCCACTCATCTCCAGCGGCAAGGCACCCTGCATCCCCTCCAGATCAGTCTCGAGATATTAATGCCAATCAGCCATCGGCAAGCCATTACTCCTGGTAGCTTGCTGATCTCAGCAGAGCCCCAACCCGATTCCTCGCTGATGCTGATAACGCTGGATGGCCAAAACCCCTACCGGCAGTGGCTGCGGGTCAATGCCTCCCATATTCCGCTCGGAGAACGCTTACGTTGGCTCAACCAACAAGCCTTGCTACGGGGGCAACCCAGCATCAGCTCAGACCATCAGCCTGCGATCGCTACCACAACCGTTTCGCTCCTCCTGCTATGGCTTCAGAAAGCCCCCCTAGCCGGTCTTATGCTGGGCGGAGGCCTAGCCATGGGGCTTTGGTTTTTAGGAGGCATTTTCGAGTGGCTAGGCTGGCAACGCCTCAGTTGGCTGTATCAAGACCCCAGTCTTTTGTGGGGCGGTCTGTGGCTAGGTCTGGGCCTAGGACTCATGGTACGGATCAATGCATTATTTCCTGATGCAGAACATCAGCTCCCCCCAGCCACCGCGACCTTGAGCAGTGGAACCGTTGCGGCCCTACTACAGAACACATCGCCCCTACCCGTTCAGGGCCAACCGGTAACCCTACGGGGCAAGCTCAGGGGTAGTGTAAAGATAGAGAACTGGGGGTGCCAAGAACTTTACCTTGATGACCCCTCTGGCTTGGTAAAACTGATTAACCCCGTGCCCCTAGGCAGTATTCAGGGCCTCCTTCAGGCAGGTCATCACCCGCTTCGGTGGATAGGGCGCATAGTAACGGTCAAGGGCTGGGGACGTTACGGCGGAGGCATGCTCTGGGTAGATATTCATCAGATTCAGCTGGATCAACGCTCCCGTTTTCAAGCCCATGGTCCAGCCTGGGCCACCCTACTGAGCTTAACGAGCAGCCTGATTGGCATCATCATCATCGTTAGGGGGGGCTAA
- a CDS encoding sulfite exporter TauE/SafE family protein — protein sequence MIALSLFVASFVAWFLSMLAGGGSPFILIPMISLLLGAQAVAPVITTGLLIGNTQRGLAFWDDVDWAVTAWYVPGALVGAVIGCYGLTQIHAEGLQLLLGVGLLVMVANYLFASQDSQFTLKLWYFLPLSLVNAIGSGLIGSTGPVMNPVYLSYGLEKEAMVATKALNKAVLHLVKLTAYAAFGSLNREYLLYGLVIGLGAIPANWLGKRVLAKMSAQQFRQLVFAFVAVSGVAMIWQQRHFLTVWLM from the coding sequence ATGATCGCTCTCAGCCTGTTTGTGGCCAGTTTTGTGGCCTGGTTCCTCAGTATGCTGGCGGGTGGTGGTAGCCCGTTTATTCTAATTCCCATGATCTCTTTGCTCTTGGGGGCTCAGGCTGTAGCGCCAGTCATTACGACTGGGCTGCTGATTGGCAATACGCAGCGAGGGCTAGCATTTTGGGACGATGTTGACTGGGCGGTAACTGCTTGGTACGTACCAGGGGCTTTGGTCGGAGCCGTAATTGGTTGCTACGGGCTGACTCAAATCCATGCGGAGGGGCTACAACTTTTACTGGGTGTGGGGCTGCTGGTGATGGTGGCCAACTATCTATTCGCCTCTCAAGACAGTCAATTTACCCTCAAGCTGTGGTACTTCTTGCCTTTGTCGTTAGTCAACGCCATTGGCTCTGGGCTAATTGGCAGCACCGGCCCTGTCATGAACCCGGTATATCTTAGTTACGGTCTAGAAAAAGAAGCGATGGTCGCGACCAAAGCGCTGAACAAGGCCGTGCTACATCTGGTTAAGCTAACCGCCTATGCAGCCTTTGGGAGCCTTAACCGAGAGTATTTGCTCTACGGGCTGGTGATTGGGCTAGGCGCAATTCCAGCTAATTGGTTGGGCAAGAGGGTGCTGGCCAAAATGTCTGCTCAGCAGTTTCGTCAGTTGGTGTTTGCCTTCGTCGCCGTCAGCGGCGTGGCCATGATTTGGCAGCAGCGTCACTTTTTAACGGTCTGGCTGATGTAA
- a CDS encoding exonuclease SbcCD subunit D, translated as MAKFLHIADIHLGFDRYDTPERTKDFFRALQTVLERYAIEAGVDFVAIAGDLFEHRNIKPATLNQAQVCLQALKQANIPVVAIEGNHDNRPYGTRTSWLKYLSEWDLLKLLEPNDGADAQHRLTAWDERTRSGGYIDLPCGVRVIGSNWYGATASRAIELLADAISALPPGPTHTVLMFHHGLEGQIARYAGALRYSELLPLKAAGVDYLALGHIHKNYTAEGWVFNPGSLEANNVEESRYPRGAYLVDLSAEGVNAQLQTGYFQRPIVRLELVAKGQESLDELMQLAIDQAIAAAAQHQGDTAPILELRITGQVGFDRLELDTRRLQEAIKAACNALMVLIKYDVEDVAYQTPLGDGQNRIEIEQTIFEDMLTAHRDYKNRATELARGLTDLKDRQLSGADEESLYSLVETLLDLAETADEPIHQAVVPE; from the coding sequence ATGGCCAAGTTTCTCCATATTGCCGACATTCATCTGGGGTTTGACCGCTACGATACCCCAGAGCGCACCAAGGATTTTTTTCGCGCCCTGCAAACGGTGCTAGAGCGCTATGCCATTGAGGCAGGCGTAGATTTTGTGGCGATCGCGGGTGACCTCTTTGAGCATCGCAACATTAAGCCTGCGACCCTCAACCAGGCCCAGGTGTGTCTCCAGGCACTCAAGCAGGCCAATATTCCAGTGGTGGCGATCGAGGGCAACCACGATAATCGTCCCTACGGCACTCGTACTAGCTGGCTCAAGTACCTGTCGGAGTGGGACTTACTTAAGCTGTTGGAACCCAACGACGGAGCCGATGCCCAACATCGGTTGACAGCTTGGGATGAGCGCACGCGCTCCGGTGGTTACATTGACCTACCCTGTGGCGTGCGAGTAATTGGCTCCAACTGGTATGGAGCCACGGCATCCCGCGCCATTGAACTGCTGGCCGATGCGATTAGCGCTCTGCCCCCTGGTCCTACCCATACGGTTTTAATGTTTCACCACGGCCTTGAGGGGCAAATTGCCCGTTACGCTGGGGCCTTGCGCTACAGCGAGTTGCTGCCGCTTAAGGCAGCGGGGGTAGATTATCTGGCCTTAGGCCACATCCACAAAAACTATACCGCTGAGGGCTGGGTGTTTAACCCCGGTTCTCTAGAGGCCAACAATGTGGAGGAAAGCCGTTATCCGCGTGGCGCTTACCTCGTAGATCTATCTGCTGAGGGGGTTAATGCCCAACTTCAGACAGGCTACTTTCAGCGACCCATTGTTCGCTTAGAGCTGGTAGCTAAGGGGCAAGAAAGCTTAGATGAGTTGATGCAGTTGGCGATAGATCAGGCGATCGCCGCGGCGGCCCAACACCAAGGGGACACCGCCCCTATTTTAGAGCTTAGGATCACGGGCCAAGTCGGGTTTGATCGCCTGGAGCTCGATACTCGTCGTCTCCAAGAAGCCATCAAAGCCGCCTGCAATGCCCTCATGGTATTGATTAAATACGACGTTGAAGACGTAGCCTACCAAACTCCCTTAGGAGATGGCCAAAACCGCATTGAAATTGAGCAGACCATCTTTGAAGACATGCTCACCGCTCACCGGGATTACAAAAACCGGGCCACCGAGCTGGCTCGGGGCCTAACTGATCTCAAGGATCGCCAGCTCTCGGGGGCTGATGAAGAGTCTCTCTACAGTCTGGTTGAAACGCTGCTCGACCTGGCTGAAACAGCAGATGAACCCATCCATCAAGCTGTTGTCCCCGAGTAA